The Papio anubis isolate 15944 chromosome 1, Panubis1.0, whole genome shotgun sequence genome window below encodes:
- the C1H1orf54 gene encoding uncharacterized protein C1orf54 homolog isoform X1 codes for MDILFAAILAVPLILGQEYEDEERMGEDEYYQVVYYYTVTPSYDDFSADFTIDYSIFESEDRLNRLDKDTTEAVGTTISLETARADHPKPVTVKPVTTEPQSPDLNDAVSSLRSPIPLLLSCAFVQAGMYFM; via the exons ATGGATATCCTCTTTGCAGCCATCCTTGCTGTGCCACTTATCCTGG GACAAGAATATGAGGATGAAGAAAGAATGGGAGAGGATGAATATTATCAGGTGGTCTATTATTATACAGTCACCCCCAGTTATG ATGACTTTAGTGCAGATTTCACCATTGATTACTCCATATTTGAGTCAGAGGACAGGCTG AACAGGTTGGATAAAGACACAACAGAGGCAGTAGGGACTACCATTAGTCTTGAAACAGCACGTGCAGACCATCCGAAGCCTGTAACTGTGAAACCAGTAACAACGGAACCA CAGAGTCCAGATCTGAATGATGCTGTGTCCAGTTTGCGGAGTCCTATTCCCCTCCTCCTGTCGTGTGCCTTTGTTCAGGCGGGGATGTATTTCATGTAG
- the CIART gene encoding circadian-associated transcriptional repressor isoform X1, whose product MDSPSSISSYSSYSLSSSFPTSPVNSDFGFPSDNEREDKGAHGPRPDTVGQRGGSRPSPGPIRCRHRSKVSSNQHTPSHPEQRGSASPMAGSGAKRSRDGELETSLNIQGCTTEGDLLFAQKCKELQGFIPPLTDLLNGLKMGRFERGLSSFQQSVAMDRIQRIVGVLQKPQMGERYLGTLLQVEGMLKTWFPHIAAQQSSLSGGKHQLTKHFPSHDSDSAASSPASPMEKMDQTQLGHLALKPKQPWHLTEWPAMNLTWIHTTPICNPPLSSPGTISFSHGPLGTGTGIGVILFLQHGVQPFTHSAPATPVPPTTASPVVPGEPMKLSGEGPRCYSLPVTLPSDWSYTLSPPTLPTLAREMTKGHREQQRSHAPVAPDAHLLNL is encoded by the exons ATGGATTCTCCATCTAGCATTTCTTCCTATTCCTCCTACTCTCTCTCTTCGTCTTTTCCCACCTCCCCAGTGAACAGTGACTTTGGCTTCCCCTCTGATAATGAGAGGGAGGACAAGGGGGCCCATGGGCCCAGGCCAGACACTGTTGGGCAGAGGGGAGGTTCCCGGCCCAGCCCGGGTCCTATCCGCTGCAGGCATCGATCCAAGGTTTCCAGTAACCAACATACACCATCTCATCCGGAACAGCGGGGTTCGGCTTCTCCTATGGCAGGATCTGGGGCGAAAAGATCAAGAGATGGTGAACTGGAGACCAGTCTAAACATCCAAGGTTGTACCACAGAGGGAGACCTGCTGTTTGCCCAGAAG TGTAAAGAACTCCAAGGATTTATACCTCCTCTCACAGATCTACTCAATGGGCTGAAGATGGGTCGTTTTGAGAGAG GATTAAGCAGTTTTCAGCAGAGTGTGGCAATGGACAGGATCCAGCGTATTGTAGGTGTTTTGCAGAAGCCACAGATGGG GGAACGTTACCTAGGAACCTTGCTACAGGTAGAAGGGATGTTAAAGACTTGGTTTCCACATATAGCTGCCCAGCAGTCGTCATTGAGTGGTGGCAAGCATCAGCTGACCAAG CATTTTCCAAGCCACGACAGTGATTCAGCCGCTTCCTCTCCTGCATCTCCTATGGAAAAGATGGACCAGACACAGCTAGGACATCTAGCTTTAAAACCAAAGCAGCCTTGGCACCTCACAGAATGGCCAGCTATGAACCTTACCTGGATCCACACCACTCCAATTTGCAACCCCCCTCTCAGCTCCCCAGGTACTATCTCCTTTAGCCATGGTCCTTTAGGCACTGGAACCGGTATTGGCGTCATTCTTTTCCTACAGCATGGAGTGCAACCCTTCACCCACTCTGCCCCAGCCACTCCAGTCCCACCTACTACAGCATCTCCTGTCGTCCCTGGTGAGCCTATGAAACTATCTGGAGAGGGGCCTCGTTGCTACAGTTTGCCAGTAACTCTGCCATCAGACTGGAGCTATACCCTATCCCCTCCCACTCTACCCACCTTGGCCAGGGAGATGACCAAAGGACACCGGGAGCAGCAGAGAAGCCATGCTCCAGTTGCTCCTGATGCTCATCTTCTCAACCTCTAG
- the C1H1orf54 gene encoding uncharacterized protein C1orf54 homolog isoform X2, whose protein sequence is MDILFAAILAVPLILGQEYEDEERMGEDEYYQVVYYYTVTPSYDDFSADFTIDYSIFESEDRLNRLDKDTTEAVGTTISLETARADHPKPVTVKPVTTEPSPDLNDAVSSLRSPIPLLLSCAFVQAGMYFM, encoded by the exons ATGGATATCCTCTTTGCAGCCATCCTTGCTGTGCCACTTATCCTGG GACAAGAATATGAGGATGAAGAAAGAATGGGAGAGGATGAATATTATCAGGTGGTCTATTATTATACAGTCACCCCCAGTTATG ATGACTTTAGTGCAGATTTCACCATTGATTACTCCATATTTGAGTCAGAGGACAGGCTG AACAGGTTGGATAAAGACACAACAGAGGCAGTAGGGACTACCATTAGTCTTGAAACAGCACGTGCAGACCATCCGAAGCCTGTAACTGTGAAACCAGTAACAACGGAACCA AGTCCAGATCTGAATGATGCTGTGTCCAGTTTGCGGAGTCCTATTCCCCTCCTCCTGTCGTGTGCCTTTGTTCAGGCGGGGATGTATTTCATGTAG
- the CIART gene encoding circadian-associated transcriptional repressor isoform X2 has protein sequence MAGSGAKRSRDGELETSLNIQGCTTEGDLLFAQKCKELQGFIPPLTDLLNGLKMGRFERGLSSFQQSVAMDRIQRIVGVLQKPQMGERYLGTLLQVEGMLKTWFPHIAAQQSSLSGGKHQLTKHFPSHDSDSAASSPASPMEKMDQTQLGHLALKPKQPWHLTEWPAMNLTWIHTTPICNPPLSSPGTISFSHGPLGTGTGIGVILFLQHGVQPFTHSAPATPVPPTTASPVVPGEPMKLSGEGPRCYSLPVTLPSDWSYTLSPPTLPTLAREMTKGHREQQRSHAPVAPDAHLLNL, from the exons ATGGCAGGATCTGGGGCGAAAAGATCAAGAGATGGTGAACTGGAGACCAGTCTAAACATCCAAGGTTGTACCACAGAGGGAGACCTGCTGTTTGCCCAGAAG TGTAAAGAACTCCAAGGATTTATACCTCCTCTCACAGATCTACTCAATGGGCTGAAGATGGGTCGTTTTGAGAGAG GATTAAGCAGTTTTCAGCAGAGTGTGGCAATGGACAGGATCCAGCGTATTGTAGGTGTTTTGCAGAAGCCACAGATGGG GGAACGTTACCTAGGAACCTTGCTACAGGTAGAAGGGATGTTAAAGACTTGGTTTCCACATATAGCTGCCCAGCAGTCGTCATTGAGTGGTGGCAAGCATCAGCTGACCAAG CATTTTCCAAGCCACGACAGTGATTCAGCCGCTTCCTCTCCTGCATCTCCTATGGAAAAGATGGACCAGACACAGCTAGGACATCTAGCTTTAAAACCAAAGCAGCCTTGGCACCTCACAGAATGGCCAGCTATGAACCTTACCTGGATCCACACCACTCCAATTTGCAACCCCCCTCTCAGCTCCCCAGGTACTATCTCCTTTAGCCATGGTCCTTTAGGCACTGGAACCGGTATTGGCGTCATTCTTTTCCTACAGCATGGAGTGCAACCCTTCACCCACTCTGCCCCAGCCACTCCAGTCCCACCTACTACAGCATCTCCTGTCGTCCCTGGTGAGCCTATGAAACTATCTGGAGAGGGGCCTCGTTGCTACAGTTTGCCAGTAACTCTGCCATCAGACTGGAGCTATACCCTATCCCCTCCCACTCTACCCACCTTGGCCAGGGAGATGACCAAAGGACACCGGGAGCAGCAGAGAAGCCATGCTCCAGTTGCTCCTGATGCTCATCTTCTCAACCTCTAG